A single genomic interval of Seriola aureovittata isolate HTS-2021-v1 ecotype China chromosome 10, ASM2101889v1, whole genome shotgun sequence harbors:
- the rxfp3.3b gene encoding relaxin-3 receptor 1, translating to MAELWSHNTTSSWNRSAAGQNRFSSLDDIDVPADGSPTLRILISIVYSVVCAAGLVGNLLVFFLMKVRRGRKKRSSINLFILNLAVTDFQFVLTLPFWAVDTALDFSWPFGNAMCKIILSVTVMNMYASVFFLTAMSVTRYWSVASALKDRTRRRVCPVRWVIAGLWVSATVASLPTAIFSTVKSVAGERLCLLGFPDGQSWLALYHLQKILVAFVFPMLIVTVCYLLLLRFVRLRSMNNNQVKRRSRVTRSVTIVVLSFFICWMPNHAITFWGVLVKFNVVNWDKTYYMVHTYVHPVTVCLAHTNSCLNPVLYCLMRREFRKKMKDLFWRISSPTGTNTCHLRPFSGTVRAEPDDTQIVIPLNNVETENCRLSVLTDQCDTDALQR from the coding sequence ATGGCAGAGCTGTGGAGCCACAACACCACGTCCTCCTGGAACCGGTCCGCCGCCGGACAGAACAGGTTCAGCAGCCTGGATGACATCGACGTGCCGGCGGACGGCTCCCCGACCCTGCGCATCCTCATCTCCATCGTGTACTCGGTGGTGTGCGCCGCAGGGCTGGTCGGGAACCTGCTGGTGTTCTTCCTGATGAAAGTGCGCCGGGGCAGGAAGAAACGCTCCAGCATCAACCTGTTCATCCTCAACCTGGCCGTCACGGACTTCCAGTTCGTGCTGACCCTGCCGTTCTGGGCGGTGGACACGGCTCTGGACTTCAGCTGGCCGTTTGGAAACGCCATGTGTAAGATCATACTGTCCGTGACGGTGATGAACATGTACGCCAGCGTGTTCTTCCTCACGGCCATGAGCGTCACCCGGTACTGGTCGGTGGCGTCCGCGCTGAAGGACCGGACTCGGCGGCGGGTGTGCCCGGTGCGCTGGGTGATCGCCGGGCTCTGGGTCTCGGCCACGGTGGCCTCTTTGCCCACTGCGATCTTCTCCACGGTGAAGAGCGTGGCCGGGGAGAGGCTGTGCCTGCTGGGCTTCCCGGACGGCCAGTCGTGGCTGGCGCTCTACCACCTCCAGAAGATCCTGGTGGCCTTCGTGTTCCCCATGCTGATCGTCACCGTGtgttacctgctgctgctgcgcttcGTCCGCCTGCGCAGCATGAACAACAACCAGGTGAAGCGCAGGTCCCGGGTGACCCGCTCCGTCACCATCGTCGtcctctccttcttcatctGCTGGATGCCCAACCACGCCATCACCTTCTGGGGCGTGCTGGTGAAATTCAACGTGGTCAACTGGGATAAGACGTACTACATGGTGCACACCTACGTGCACCCGGTGACCGTGTGCCTGGCGCACACCAACAGCTGCCTGAACCCGGTGCTGTACTGCCTGATGCGCCGGGAGTTcaggaagaagatgaaggaTCTGTTCTGGAGGATTTCCTCGCCCACCGGGACGAACACCTGCCACCTGCGCCCGTTCTCCGGGACGGTGAGAGCGGAGCCGGACGACACGCAGATCGTCATCCCGCTGAACAACGTGGAGACGGAGAACTGCAGACTGTCCGTGTTGACGGACCAGTGCGACACGGACGCGCTGCAGCGGTGA